AATAAATTGGGCTCTCACGGTTGACTGTTTAGCCAAATAAAGTTGGCAACATTTAAAGAAAATCAACATTCTTACCTAAAGAGAGTGGTATGAGAAATATTTGGTTGTCGCTGCTTGTGAGATCTTTTTCACATGTGGATGGGGGGAGGGGGGTGCATTTGATACTATAATGAAGTTTTTGTCATTGTCATTGAGACGGAAAGACGTAATATCTTTACCTTTCCTGTTTGGGCGAAACAACTTTTTTAATTGCATGTTTTTCTGGGACCAAGCCAACTGCAAATATCGTGAAATATCTAAAGTAAGCGTCTTGtttggaccttttttttttggaactttaacgaaaaacacctggtattgttcactttaacgaaaaatcatatttttatactaaaaagtcaatcctggtactattcactctaccctttattttgttcttatcattaaaactcaaagttttcaaattcttttcattagtcttttttttttttttagtgttaTACTTTCTTATTAGAGTGTTTATTtctaggtttagggttttgtttgtgaagaaaattgaggttccaATATAGAATTTATTCTCAACAGTTTGGACTCGAATTTCTTATATTATCGGCTCGTATGTTTGGAGCTGCTAAGTTGAAAGAAGATcaagaaaattttcaatcatttttttaGATACTATTGTGGTTTTAATAGTCATGGTATTGTCTGAAAATTATTGGCAATTATCTTGAAAATGCAAGGATATTTAAAGAGCCTGGGAGATTGAAATGTCATGGGGTTTTAAGAATATGAGGGTCAAACTTGACTAGCCATGGGGAAATTATCTTGATAGTTTGATAACAAACTGTCAAGATAATGTGATTAGCTTGTAGGCTTGTACGTCGATGTCATAGCAAATTGCATTAAGATAATTTTAAAAGTTGAATTGGCTAATCAAAGATGTGATAAAAGATGGCAAAATAATGATCACATCACTTCCTTGGTGATTTTACACGCTGCTTGTTCCAATAGCATCAATTGCGTGCTGCTAGTAATTGTTGGATTTTTAGATCGTCAGCTCTGTTTCACTCTAACGATATCGATATTGTCCTCATCTTTACCACCTGCCCAATTTGTCAAGTGTGGGTTGGATTTTTAGATCGTCGGCTCCGTTCCACTTTAAcgacaccgatactgtccccacttgcCCAATCCGTTGTTCCAATAGCATCAATTGCATGCTGCTTGTAATTGTTGGATTTTTAGATCGTCAGCTCTGTTTCACTCTAACGATATCGATACTGTCCTCATCTTTACCACCTGCCCAATTTGTCAAGTGTGGGGTTGGATTTTTAGATCGTCGGCTCCGTTCCACTTTAAcgacaccgatactgtccccatTTGCCCAATCCGTTGTTCCAATAGCATCAATTGCATGCTGCTTGTAATTGTTGGATTTTTGGATCGTCGGATTTGTTTCACTCTAAcgacaccgatactgtccccatctttaccacctgcccaatccgtcaggtgtgccATCTTTACCACAAAATGCCTCtgtattagttagagtaggtTAATAATACTATTTAAACCTATTGTGGAGATCCATAGCTTATCTGATATGGGATTCTTAATACTTCTTCTCATGTGTAACCTCATTTAGTGGTTCACATGTGGAGATTCACGTCGGTAATTGCAAGGGCCCGAAACCGTGAGCTCTGATATCATGTTGGAATTTTAGATCACCAAGCCCGCCTCACTCTAacgacaccgatattgtccccatcTTTACCACATGCCCAATCCATCAAGTGTGGGGTTGAATTTTTAGATCATTGGCTCCGTTCCACTTTAACGACActgatactgtccccacttgcCCAATTCGTTGTTCCAATATCATCAATTGCGTGCTACTTGTAATTGTTGGATTTTTAGATCGTCGGTTCCGTTCCACTCTAacgacaccgatattgtccccatcTTTACCATCTGCCCAATCCGTCAGGTATGGGGTTGGATTTTTAGATCGTCGGATCTGTTCCACTCTAacgacaccgatattgtccccatcTTTACCACATGCCCAATCTGTTAGGTGTACCATCTTTACCCCATCTTTACCACCTGTCAAATCTATCAGATGTGCCATCTTTACCACAAAATGTTTCtgtattagttagagtagggTAATAATACTATTTAAACCCATTGTGGAGATCTACAGCTCATCCGATGTGGGATTCTTAATACTCCTCCTCATGTGTAACCTCATTTAATGGTTCACATGTGGAGATTCACGTCAGTAATTGCAAGGGCCCGAAACcgtgggctctgataccatgttggatTTTTAGATTGACAGGCCCGCCTCGCTTTAAcgacaccgatactgtccccatCTTTACCACATGCTCAATCggtcaggtgtgaggttttaccacaaaaaacCTTGGTATTAATTAGAGTAGGGTAATACTATTTAAACCCATTGTGGCACTTTATccccaccgatgtgggattcTTAACAGTAATTATCATGTGGTATGAAGTTTTAGGAAGCATGGTGCAGTCGAAATTGCTTGTATAGTTTATCATCCAAGGCATACATGTCTCTATAATATACCGCACAACGTGAAAAGGACTTTCAATTCAACCATCAATGCTCTGTGAAACCCTTCACAATCCTGCGTGAAAAATACAAACGGATTTACTATCAGTCAAACACATATAGCGTTTGGTTAAACAAATTTGAGTTGGCAGCCGATGCAAATTCAGTCTGGTTAGATATGTTTGGGTTGGCAACCAGCAAATATGACAGTTTGGTTAAACAGCACCAGAGTTGTAGAATCTATCCAGTTTAGGAGTCTTGACAGTTTGATTAAACAAAAAGTTTCCTAAGTTCGACTGGCTATCTAACCCAAATCTTTGCCGACGAACACATTGGTCATGGAGGAGGTGCTTCGTTGTAGAAACTGCGCTAATTCGGGAAAGAGAGGAATCCGTAGGATGAGaacagtggcggatccaggaaataatgtttGGGGGGTCAATAAGGATAGCGCGCAGTgcgtaaattttttttaacagaaacgGCATGCATATCGTCATTTCATCGAGTCTTGGTAGGATAACGCGACCAGCTACTCCAAAATCCTTGTTCAAAGGTCCTAAACGTTCAAACCTGGAGGAAGAGATTGCTTCAACTTGTCGGCCTTCTCGGAATcaaacacacaaagtgtgtaaagGTACTTGGAGCACCGAACCTTGAACTCGACAGCATCCTTGGTCCTCTTGATTTTGACATTGCGGGCATCCTTCCTTTTTGCAGTTAGAAGGAAATCCTTGATCTCATGGATCTGCTTCGGCATTTTGCTTGTTGCTCGGTCGAGACCGGAGGCTGCGTGTTCTCTCTCAAAGTCCGCTTATCTCTATTTTGATGTTTCCTGGTATGAACTACCAGTACACTCTGATTTCAAATAGTTCTGAAAACAGAAGTACTTCTGGTGGAAGTGATAATTCCAATCCCACAAGTTCCTTGAATATAAAGAGATTTTGTTCTGTACTCTCAAGAGAAGTGCGAAATCATGCATTTGATCTCAAATACTCAAGTCGTTGCTCTCCTGCCAAGAACTGCACTCCTTTGTTCGCATCTGATTTGGCTCGTGTTGTTTCGTTGAAGCCTATCGAGTGTCTGAAAGATGCGAAAAGGTTGAGATTTCTGGTGGAATTTGTAGACAGCAACAACGTCTGGTATCGAAGGCCATTCGATCCCAATACAACTTTGATTGGAGAAGGCTCATGGGATGCAGAGACAAATCAGCTGTCTTGTGTTGCATGTCGATTCTTGGATGCAGCAGGTTCTTGGAACAATACTCGTGTTGGTGATTGTTCAACAAGAATTACCTTGAGGTTTCCTGCTTATGGACAATCGGGAAGACAAGTAGCATGGCAGGGGAGATTTGGAGCAACAAAAATGTCACAGAGTTGGGTTACTTTGAAAAGATCATGTTAGAAAGTCCTTAGGATGACATCGGAAGGGTTCTGATTCCTGGTGTGAAGTATGAGTACACCAAAACCTAACAAGTAAGCAATTTGTCTTCAACCACCCCAGCCGAGGAGTTCTTTCAGACCTTTCGTCGAACACTTGATGTGCAGCCAAGGGGTCTCACCAGCAGCTCCAAGGGTCGCACCAGCAGCTCCAAGAGGTCTCTAAGGTTGtttccatggcttccaaggggtcgtgTAACCCCATTGACCCCATTGACCCCATTGTGGATCCGCCACTGGATGAGAAGGAGGCGGAGGTTAAAGGGACCAAGGAGAGGAAAGGAACGGAGAAAGGATATGCGGTGGAGATGTAAGGCCCAAatcgattttttaattttataatattttttatttggtttaaaataactaacaattttttattaattttttgtctaAGTGGTTAAAATttggatcctcctgaccaagaccaaatccaacggttacaaacaagAAGGTCGTTTTAaaattatgataattataatctttagatgaaaattcaacggccctgtcttgatcaagagaatCATTTCCTTGGGCTCAGGGGAGGATCCAAATTTCTTCTAATCCAAATTTGA
This window of the Malus domestica chromosome 03, GDT2T_hap1 genome carries:
- the LOC103429248 gene encoding large ribosomal subunit protein eL38z/eL38y-like; amino-acid sequence: MPKQIHEIKDFLLTAKRKDARNVKIKRTKDAVEFKVRCSKYLYTLCVFDSEKADKLKQSLPPGLNV